One region of Candidatus Omnitrophota bacterium genomic DNA includes:
- the argB gene encoding acetylglutamate kinase has translation MKNAIRKSEVLIEALPYIRKFFQKTVVIKYGGAAVEEKGIEKDILEDIIFMNYAGMRPIIVHGGGPFISKMMKKSGIEPRFIHGRRVTDAQTIHIIDKALGIINKKIVNTLKGMGCKAFGMSGKENGMIKVRKMKCACPEEDLGFVGEVTGVDTTVVRQLIDDNIIPVIYPLGIGRDGHTYNVNADDVASSLATALKAEKFVLLTNVNGIMTDKDDPKTLIDTIGSNQVERLIKKKVIAAGMIPKAMACVNATKGGVKKAHILNAGIPHALLLEIFTDKGIGTEIVK, from the coding sequence ATGAAGAACGCGATAAGAAAGAGCGAAGTTTTAATAGAGGCACTGCCGTATATACGCAAATTTTTCCAGAAGACGGTCGTTATAAAATACGGAGGCGCGGCCGTCGAGGAGAAGGGCATAGAAAAGGACATCCTCGAGGACATAATATTCATGAACTACGCCGGGATGCGGCCTATAATAGTCCATGGCGGCGGCCCGTTCATCTCGAAGATGATGAAGAAATCCGGCATCGAACCGCGGTTCATTCACGGCCGGCGCGTTACCGACGCTCAGACGATACACATAATCGACAAGGCGCTCGGTATCATAAATAAAAAGATCGTGAATACGCTGAAGGGCATGGGTTGCAAGGCGTTCGGCATGAGCGGCAAAGAGAACGGCATGATAAAGGTAAGGAAGATGAAATGCGCGTGCCCCGAAGAGGATTTGGGTTTTGTCGGCGAGGTTACGGGCGTGGATACGACGGTGGTGCGCCAGCTTATAGATGACAACATAATACCCGTGATATATCCGCTGGGCATAGGCCGCGACGGCCATACTTATAATGTTAATGCCGATGATGTGGCAAGTTCTCTTGCCACCGCTCTCAAGGCGGAAAAGTTTGTTTTACTGACGAATGTGAACGGCATAATGACCGATAAGGATGATCCCAAAACGCTGATCGATACGATAGGTTCGAACCAGGTCGAGCGCCTTATAAAGAAAAAAGTCATCGCGGCAGGCATGATACCCAAGGCGATGGCCTGCGTGAACGCGACAAAGGGCGGAGTAAAGAAGGCGCACATATTGAATGCGGGTATTCCGCACGCCCTGCTCCTTGAAATATTTACGGACAAAGGAATAGGTACGGAGATAGTGAAATGA
- a CDS encoding aspartate aminotransferase family protein translates to MKKTDKVVAVYDKYVMNTYKRVPLCLTKAKGSKAYDIDGKTYLDFFPGWAVSGIGHCHPKVVAAINKQAKTLLHVANNYYIEPQARLAETIIKNSYPGKVFFANSGAEANEAAVKLARKYGHDKGKYEIIAMTKSFHGRTLAMITATGQDKVKIGFEPLPAGFIHVPFNDIEAVRKAVTDKTAAIMLEPVQCEGGINIPTPEYMKALRALCDEKDIVLIFDEVQTGMGRSGEMFAYKNYGVEPDVMTLAKALGGGLPIGAAVARGKFGDVLTPGTHGSTFGGSPIVCVAALAVFDAIKKDKLLQNARKMGAYIKNRLEGLKEKYNFIKDIRTMGLIIGVELTIKGDDIYKECLKDGLLINCTQDTVLRIMPPINITRSDTDKAMAILDKVFAKL, encoded by the coding sequence ATGAAAAAGACAGATAAAGTCGTGGCGGTATACGATAAATACGTGATGAATACCTACAAACGTGTTCCGCTTTGCCTGACAAAGGCGAAGGGCTCAAAAGCCTACGACATAGACGGCAAAACTTACCTCGATTTTTTTCCGGGATGGGCGGTATCGGGCATAGGGCATTGCCATCCGAAGGTGGTTGCCGCGATAAATAAGCAGGCGAAGACATTACTGCACGTGGCGAATAACTATTACATTGAACCGCAGGCCCGGTTAGCCGAAACGATAATAAAAAATTCTTATCCCGGTAAAGTTTTCTTTGCCAATTCCGGGGCGGAAGCGAACGAAGCGGCGGTGAAGCTTGCGCGTAAATACGGCCATGATAAGGGTAAGTATGAAATTATTGCTATGACCAAATCGTTCCATGGCAGGACGCTTGCCATGATAACCGCGACCGGGCAGGACAAAGTTAAGATAGGGTTTGAGCCGCTTCCGGCGGGGTTTATACACGTCCCATTCAATGATATCGAGGCCGTCCGGAAAGCCGTGACGGACAAGACGGCCGCTATCATGCTTGAGCCGGTACAGTGCGAGGGAGGTATAAACATACCGACGCCGGAATATATGAAAGCGCTTCGCGCGCTTTGCGACGAGAAAGACATCGTCCTTATTTTCGATGAGGTGCAGACCGGCATGGGCCGCTCGGGCGAGATGTTCGCTTACAAAAATTACGGCGTGGAGCCGGATGTTATGACGCTGGCCAAAGCGCTCGGCGGTGGATTGCCGATAGGCGCGGCGGTAGCCCGAGGGAAATTCGGCGACGTGCTGACGCCGGGGACGCATGGTTCGACTTTCGGGGGCTCTCCGATCGTCTGCGTCGCGGCATTGGCCGTATTCGACGCGATAAAGAAGGATAAACTTTTGCAGAATGCGCGGAAGATGGGCGCGTATATAAAGAATCGGCTCGAAGGTTTGAAGGAGAAGTATAATTTTATAAAAGATATCAGAACCATGGGTCTTATAATAGGCGTCGAGCTTACAATAAAGGGCGACGATATTTACAAAGAATGTCTTAAAGATGGGTTACTTATAAATTGCACACAGGATACGGTGCTTCGGATAATGCCGCCCATCAATATTACGCGCTCGGATACCGATAAAGCGATGGCGATATTGGATAAAGTTTTCGCGAAGCTGTAA
- the argF gene encoding ornithine carbamoyltransferase has protein sequence MMKDIISIEFLDTQEIFEILDLTVKVKADRAGYADALKGKSIGLVFQKPSNRTRVSFEIGMVQLGGNAIYLGPDEIDMGGRESVKDVACVLSRYLDGLIARTYKHDDIKELALYAAVPVINGLSDRAHPCQALADIFTIREKLGTFKGAKLAYVGDGNNVLNSLMLAAAKVGLDMKVASPKGYEPSKELVGIAKRFAKASGAKIEISNDPAAMVKDADIIYTDVWVSMGQEKDTGSRMKAFKSFQVNDALMKHAKKDCLIMHCLPAHRSQEITDSVIDSKNSIVYDQAENRMHVQKAILLKLLK, from the coding sequence ATGATGAAAGACATCATTTCCATAGAGTTCCTGGATACGCAGGAGATTTTCGAGATACTTGACCTGACCGTCAAGGTGAAAGCGGATCGGGCGGGGTATGCCGACGCGTTGAAGGGTAAATCGATAGGCTTAGTCTTCCAGAAGCCGTCGAACAGGACCAGAGTTTCCTTCGAGATAGGCATGGTTCAGCTCGGAGGGAACGCCATATATTTAGGCCCGGACGAGATAGACATGGGCGGCCGGGAGTCGGTGAAAGATGTGGCTTGCGTGCTGTCGCGTTATCTGGACGGACTTATAGCCCGAACCTATAAGCACGACGACATAAAAGAATTGGCGCTCTACGCCGCGGTACCTGTAATAAACGGTTTGAGTGACCGGGCGCATCCGTGTCAGGCTTTGGCGGATATATTTACGATACGGGAGAAGCTCGGCACATTCAAAGGCGCGAAGCTTGCTTATGTCGGCGACGGGAATAACGTGCTCAATTCGCTGATGCTTGCCGCCGCCAAGGTTGGGCTCGACATGAAGGTTGCCTCGCCGAAAGGTTACGAGCCGTCGAAAGAGCTCGTAGGGATTGCGAAAAGATTTGCCAAAGCCTCCGGCGCGAAGATCGAGATATCGAACGATCCGGCCGCTATGGTAAAAGACGCAGATATTATCTATACGGACGTGTGGGTGAGTATGGGCCAGGAGAAGGATACCGGCTCCCGCATGAAAGCATTCAAGAGTTTTCAGGTGAATGATGCCCTGATGAAACATGCGAAGAAGGATTGCCTTATTATGCATTGCCTTCCGGCGCACAGATCACAGGAGATAACAGACTCCGTGATAGATTCGAAGAACTCGATAGTTTACGACCAGGCCGAGAACAGGATGCATGTTCAGAAGGCGATCCTGTTGAAATTGCTAAAATAA
- a CDS encoding argininosuccinate synthase — protein MKDKVVLAYSGGLDTSVIIKWLTNKGYGVIAYMADVGQDSDFATYKDRALKTGAIKVVVDDLKDEFVKDFVFKALKADAVYENNYLLATALSRPVIAKGLVRVARSEGAGYVAHGCTGKGNDQVRFEVTINALDPRLKILAPVREWELKTRSEEIEYAKDNNIPIDTTKKKPYSLDVNLWGISIESGKLEDPYYEPDEDIYQLTKAVDKTSGRAVYVEVEFKSGIPVKLNGKTMGGVALIEKLAKIAGDAGVGRSDMIENRLVGIKSREIYEAPAGWALYASHKALEALVLDRETLHFKEAVALKYAELTYYGLWYTPLKMALDKFVDETQKRVNGTVRLKLHKGNCSVVGRKSPDSLYKKELATYEKGDVFDQSLAKGFIELWGLPYRGRGI, from the coding sequence ATGAAAGATAAAGTGGTTCTTGCCTATTCGGGCGGGTTGGATACGTCGGTCATCATAAAATGGCTCACGAACAAAGGCTACGGCGTTATCGCTTACATGGCGGACGTGGGACAGGATTCGGACTTCGCCACCTATAAAGACCGCGCGCTCAAGACGGGCGCGATCAAAGTCGTCGTCGATGATTTAAAGGATGAGTTCGTGAAGGACTTTGTTTTTAAAGCGCTGAAGGCTGATGCCGTGTATGAGAATAACTACCTGCTCGCGACAGCCCTGTCGCGCCCTGTGATAGCAAAAGGGCTCGTCAGGGTCGCACGCTCCGAAGGCGCCGGATACGTGGCGCACGGATGCACGGGAAAAGGCAACGACCAGGTGAGATTCGAAGTTACTATAAATGCGCTCGATCCGCGCCTTAAGATACTGGCGCCGGTGAGAGAATGGGAATTGAAGACGAGATCGGAAGAGATAGAATATGCGAAGGATAATAATATCCCCATCGACACAACGAAGAAAAAGCCATACTCGCTTGATGTTAATCTTTGGGGAATATCGATTGAAAGTGGGAAACTGGAAGATCCTTATTACGAGCCTGACGAAGATATATATCAACTTACGAAGGCAGTAGATAAGACAAGCGGAAGAGCTGTCTACGTCGAGGTGGAATTCAAATCCGGGATTCCGGTGAAACTGAACGGGAAGACGATGGGTGGTGTGGCGCTCATAGAAAAGCTGGCAAAAATAGCCGGCGACGCCGGCGTGGGCAGAAGCGACATGATCGAAAACCGGCTCGTCGGGATAAAGAGCCGCGAGATATATGAGGCGCCGGCAGGATGGGCGCTCTACGCCTCTCACAAGGCGCTCGAGGCGCTCGTCCTCGATCGGGAGACGCTCCATTTTAAGGAAGCGGTAGCTTTGAAATACGCGGAGCTTACTTATTACGGGCTATGGTATACGCCGCTTAAGATGGCGCTCGACAAGTTCGTGGATGAGACGCAAAAACGCGTAAACGGTACCGTGCGGCTCAAGCTTCATAAAGGCAACTGTTCGGTGGTGGGGAGAAAGTCACCGGATTCATTATATAAGAAGGAGCTGGCTACTTACGAGAAGGGCGATGTATTCGATCAGTCGCTCGCGAAGGGTTTTATCGAGTTGTGGGGTTTACCGTATAGAGGACGGGGGATATAA
- the argH gene encoding argininosuccinate lyase: MAKKLWGGRFAKAMDSRLEEFSRSIQYDHKLAEYDLVGSLAHIQILKKAGYLTVSEKSRLEKGLKAIYATIKNGTFVPDCGCEDIHTDIQNKLHAKVGDLVLKLHTARSRNDQVAFATKMYCKIELIKLQAAIAELDIALCELAVQNRDMVIPGFTHMQHAQPVRLGDYLLAYSEMLKRDCERAWIVSGKIILTMGAGALAGTPIDAGAYKMDVSEYLPELKGAAKSFKLYPPVNSLDSVSDRDFVIEILSVLSIIGMHMSRLSEDLIIWSTKEFDFITIDDAFCTGSSLMPQKKNPDALELVRGYAGRLYGNLLSVLTMMKGLPLTYNRDMQLDKEPLFGSFEIALSELSVLSGLVKTLRFNKVKIEGHLEDESLYATDIVYYLVSKGVPFKSAHTIVGKLIKYSIDNSVEIKSMTERELMKFSDRFKKADVVKMLNPKVSVESKKSIDR; this comes from the coding sequence ATGGCTAAGAAATTATGGGGTGGGAGATTCGCGAAAGCGATGGATTCTCGTCTTGAAGAATTCAGCCGATCTATACAGTACGATCATAAGCTGGCCGAATACGACCTTGTGGGTTCGCTCGCGCATATTCAGATATTGAAAAAGGCCGGTTATCTTACGGTATCCGAAAAATCCAGATTAGAGAAGGGGCTGAAGGCCATATACGCTACCATTAAAAACGGGACGTTTGTTCCGGACTGCGGGTGCGAAGACATACATACGGATATACAGAATAAACTTCATGCCAAGGTCGGCGACCTCGTCCTGAAACTTCATACCGCGCGTTCGCGGAACGACCAGGTTGCCTTCGCGACGAAGATGTATTGCAAGATAGAGCTGATCAAGTTACAAGCCGCCATAGCGGAACTGGATATCGCTTTATGCGAGCTTGCGGTACAGAATCGGGATATGGTGATCCCAGGGTTTACACATATGCAGCATGCCCAGCCGGTACGGCTCGGAGATTATCTTTTAGCATACAGCGAAATGCTGAAGAGAGATTGTGAAAGAGCGTGGATAGTTTCGGGTAAGATAATATTGACGATGGGCGCCGGGGCGCTCGCCGGTACGCCCATAGATGCGGGTGCGTATAAAATGGACGTTTCGGAATATCTTCCCGAATTAAAAGGCGCGGCTAAAAGTTTTAAGCTATATCCGCCGGTGAATTCCCTCGACTCGGTCAGTGACAGGGATTTTGTCATAGAGATCCTCAGTGTGCTTTCCATAATAGGTATGCACATGTCGAGACTGTCGGAGGATTTGATAATCTGGTCGACAAAAGAGTTCGATTTCATAACCATCGACGACGCTTTTTGCACGGGGAGCTCGCTTATGCCGCAGAAGAAGAATCCCGACGCGCTGGAATTAGTCAGAGGCTACGCCGGCAGATTATACGGCAACCTTTTAAGCGTTCTTACGATGATGAAAGGACTGCCTCTTACCTATAATAGGGACATGCAGTTGGATAAGGAGCCGCTTTTCGGATCGTTTGAAATAGCGCTATCCGAGCTTTCGGTTCTGTCGGGCCTGGTCAAGACGCTGAGGTTCAATAAAGTGAAGATAGAGGGGCACCTCGAGGATGAATCGCTCTACGCGACGGACATAGTTTATTATCTGGTGAGTAAGGGCGTGCCGTTCAAATCGGCTCATACGATCGTCGGAAAGCTTATCAAATATTCCATCGACAATTCTGTGGAGATAAAAAGCATGACGGAACGGGAGTTGATGAAGTTTTCCGATAGGTTTAAAAAAGCGGATGTGGTAAAAATGTTGAATCCAAAGGTTTCGGTTGAATCGAAGAAGTCGATCGATAGATAG
- the lysA gene encoding diaminopimelate decarboxylase codes for MHDFNFKDNELYCENIRVADIAKKVPTPFYLYSYKTFVDHYRKIKTAFRAIDPLICFSVKSNSNVAVLRALVKNGAGLDIVSGGELHRARIAGVNPKKVVYAGVGKKREEIAEAIKFGILLFNVESEEELCEIQRVAYSLKKSVNVAIRINPDVIPKTHHYIATGKGESKFGLDFETVHKIFNTKWKYPNLNINGVHVHIGSQILDAGPFTAAIKKVLEFLKEYKIKVDYFNIGGGLGIVYSIENPQTAKSFAKSVLPLIKKSGMKVILEPGRFISGNSGILVTKVLYTKRTPRKTFVIVDSGMSDLIRPSLYEAYHKIVPVSLAQDASSTAEKVDVVGPICETGDFLGKDRYLPHMKNGSLAVVMAAGAYGFAMASNYNSRPRGAEVMVRGNKFFVIRQPETYKDLVHGEKIPGFLK; via the coding sequence ATGCACGATTTTAATTTCAAGGATAATGAGTTATACTGCGAGAATATACGGGTCGCGGATATCGCCAAAAAAGTCCCGACGCCATTTTATCTCTACAGCTACAAGACGTTCGTAGACCATTACAGGAAAATAAAGACCGCTTTCCGCGCGATAGATCCGCTCATATGTTTTTCGGTAAAGTCCAATTCCAATGTGGCGGTATTGCGGGCGCTGGTAAAGAACGGCGCCGGGCTCGACATCGTTTCGGGTGGTGAACTGCACAGGGCGCGCATAGCCGGGGTGAATCCTAAGAAGGTGGTTTATGCCGGGGTCGGCAAGAAGCGCGAAGAGATAGCTGAGGCGATAAAGTTCGGGATACTGCTTTTCAACGTCGAGTCCGAGGAAGAGCTCTGCGAGATACAGAGAGTCGCTTACAGCTTGAAGAAGAGCGTCAATGTCGCGATAAGGATAAATCCCGACGTGATACCGAAAACTCACCATTACATAGCTACCGGCAAAGGCGAGAGCAAATTCGGCCTCGATTTTGAAACGGTGCACAAGATATTCAATACGAAATGGAAGTACCCAAACCTTAATATAAACGGTGTTCATGTGCACATCGGCTCTCAGATACTCGACGCCGGGCCTTTTACCGCCGCCATTAAAAAGGTGCTCGAATTTCTGAAGGAATACAAAATTAAGGTTGATTATTTCAATATAGGCGGCGGCTTAGGGATTGTATATTCCATAGAGAATCCGCAGACCGCGAAGAGTTTCGCGAAGTCGGTACTGCCGCTTATAAAGAAGTCCGGGATGAAAGTGATACTTGAGCCGGGCAGGTTTATTTCAGGTAACAGCGGCATTCTCGTGACGAAGGTTCTGTATACGAAGAGGACGCCGAGGAAGACTTTCGTTATCGTGGATAGCGGAATGAGCGATCTCATAAGGCCGAGTTTATACGAAGCGTATCATAAGATAGTGCCGGTATCTCTTGCGCAGGACGCGTCGAGTACGGCGGAGAAGGTCGATGTCGTCGGCCCCATCTGCGAAACAGGGGATTTTCTCGGCAAGGACAGGTATTTGCCACACATGAAAAACGGAAGCCTGGCGGTTGTGATGGCGGCGGGCGCGTATGGTTTTGCCATGGCGAGTAATTACAATTCCCGTCCACGCGGCGCGGAAGTAATGGTCAGGGGGAATAAGTTCTTCGTGATACGTCAGCCGGAAACATATAAAGATCTGGTTCACGGTGAAAAGATACCGGGATTTTTGAAATAG
- the dapF gene encoding diaminopimelate epimerase, whose translation MKNIKFTKAVAAGNDFVAIDNRSGSIAEKDRAVFTRKACDRKRGIGADGVLFIEKSRKADFKMRIFNSDGSEAEMCGNGSRCAALFATVNKIAGNRMTIETLAGILDATVKRDIVKVRLTDPKDIKWNFCLMINKCPYEVSFVNTGVPHVVHFTDDLDKVDVRNVGAHMRNHGEFSPEGTNADFVKIIDGHTIRIRTYERGVEDETLACGTGSVASAIISAEAEKMVSPITVETQGGEKLKVYFEMKNGNFRNVYLEGKARLVYGGVTNDI comes from the coding sequence ATGAAGAATATAAAGTTTACGAAAGCGGTAGCGGCGGGAAATGATTTTGTCGCCATCGATAACAGGTCCGGTTCTATCGCCGAAAAAGATCGCGCTGTGTTTACGCGGAAGGCCTGCGACAGGAAAAGAGGTATCGGCGCCGACGGCGTTCTTTTCATAGAGAAGTCGCGGAAGGCGGATTTTAAGATGCGTATATTCAATTCCGACGGGAGCGAGGCCGAGATGTGCGGCAACGGTTCCAGGTGCGCGGCCCTATTCGCGACGGTCAACAAGATAGCCGGAAACAGGATGACGATAGAGACGCTGGCAGGCATTCTCGACGCTACCGTTAAAAGAGATATCGTAAAAGTGAGATTGACCGATCCGAAAGACATTAAATGGAACTTTTGTCTCATGATAAATAAATGCCCTTACGAAGTAAGCTTTGTGAACACGGGGGTTCCGCATGTCGTGCATTTTACGGACGATCTCGATAAGGTGGATGTCCGGAATGTCGGAGCGCATATGCGCAATCACGGAGAGTTCTCGCCCGAAGGCACAAACGCGGATTTTGTAAAAATCATAGACGGGCACACGATAAGAATAAGGACATACGAACGCGGTGTCGAGGACGAGACTTTGGCCTGCGGCACAGGTTCTGTCGCGAGCGCTATTATTTCGGCCGAGGCCGAGAAGATGGTTTCTCCGATAACAGTCGAAACGCAGGGCGGAGAGAAGCTAAAAGTGTATTTCGAGATGAAAAACGGTAATTTTAGGAATGTGTATCTGGAAGGGAAAGCGCGGTTGGTATACGGAGGAGTGACAAATGACATTTAA
- the dapA gene encoding 4-hydroxy-tetrahydrodipicolinate synthase — translation MTFKGSMVALVTPFKNGKIDEKALKELVEFQIKNGTSAIVPCGTTGESATLNYEEHDRVIELVIEFTRKRVPVIAGTGSNSTEEAIALTKHAKKAGADASLQVNPYYNRPTQKGLYLHFKAIAEAVDIPIILYNIASRTGVNVEPETFAKLAEVKNIVGVKEASGSLEQMARIRKLCPKEFLLISGDDALTLPVMAIGGTGIISVVANIIPRDVADMTAAFEKGDIRKAQELHYKMLNLVRAMFIETNPIPVKTAMGLMKMCDPEMRLPLCDMLPENKEKLVKALKDYKLIGA, via the coding sequence ATGACATTTAAAGGTTCGATGGTAGCTCTGGTAACACCTTTTAAGAACGGGAAGATCGACGAGAAGGCATTGAAGGAGCTCGTGGAGTTTCAGATAAAGAACGGGACGAGCGCTATAGTTCCATGCGGGACTACGGGAGAATCAGCAACACTTAACTACGAAGAGCACGACAGGGTGATCGAGCTCGTCATAGAGTTTACCCGAAAGCGCGTGCCGGTAATAGCCGGTACCGGCTCCAATTCCACGGAAGAGGCCATCGCGCTGACTAAACACGCGAAGAAGGCGGGCGCGGACGCGTCATTACAGGTCAATCCTTATTATAACCGTCCGACGCAGAAGGGGCTATACCTGCATTTCAAGGCGATAGCCGAGGCGGTCGATATACCTATAATACTTTACAATATCGCCTCACGCACAGGCGTCAATGTCGAGCCGGAGACGTTTGCGAAATTGGCCGAAGTTAAAAATATCGTAGGTGTAAAAGAGGCCTCAGGGTCTTTGGAACAGATGGCCCGCATCCGGAAACTCTGCCCGAAGGAGTTTTTACTGATATCGGGTGATGACGCGCTTACGCTTCCCGTGATGGCCATAGGCGGCACAGGCATCATCTCGGTCGTCGCGAATATTATCCCGCGCGATGTGGCGGATATGACGGCGGCATTTGAAAAAGGCGATATCAGGAAAGCTCAGGAATTACATTATAAGATGCTGAATCTGGTGAGGGCGATGTTTATAGAGACGAACCCGATTCCGGTGAAGACCGCGATGGGGCTCATGAAGATGTGTGATCCTGAAATGCGTCTGCCGCTTTGCGATATGTTGCCGGAGAATAAAGAGAAGCTTGTAAAGGCGCTAAAAGATTATAAATTGATCGGAGCTTAA
- the dapB gene encoding 4-hydroxy-tetrahydrodipicolinate reductase, protein MIKICVSGSSGRMGSRIIDLAKDDPELRVCGSFDVVEENPEQFIEACECLIEFTSPQATIEHLALCEKHKRPIVIGTTGLSEKERAEVEKASAKIPIVFSPNMSVGVNLLFKMAGDAAKVLGSEYNVMIVEAHHEHKKDSPSGTAKEIARIIKEGKGGVEIPIESVREGEIVGEHTVTFESGVDLIEITHSAKTRDIFVKGALRAAKFVAVQKPGLYTMKEVLGF, encoded by the coding sequence ATGATAAAGATATGTGTCAGCGGTTCGAGCGGCAGGATGGGCTCGAGGATAATAGACCTCGCCAAGGACGATCCCGAACTTCGTGTATGCGGATCTTTTGACGTCGTAGAGGAGAATCCCGAGCAGTTCATCGAAGCATGCGAGTGCCTGATAGAGTTTACCTCCCCGCAGGCGACGATAGAGCATCTGGCTCTCTGTGAAAAGCATAAGAGGCCGATAGTTATCGGTACGACCGGTCTTTCCGAAAAAGAGCGCGCAGAGGTAGAAAAGGCCTCTGCGAAAATACCCATCGTATTTTCTCCGAATATGTCGGTCGGGGTCAATCTTCTCTTCAAGATGGCCGGCGATGCCGCCAAAGTGCTCGGCAGTGAATACAACGTGATGATAGTCGAGGCGCACCACGAACATAAGAAGGACTCTCCGAGCGGAACGGCAAAAGAGATCGCGCGCATAATCAAAGAAGGCAAGGGCGGGGTGGAGATACCGATAGAATCCGTGCGCGAGGGCGAGATAGTCGGAGAGCATACCGTAACTTTCGAATCCGGCGTCGATCTCATAGAGATCACGCATAGCGCTAAGACGCGCGATATATTCGTGAAGGGCGCTCTCAGGGCGGCCAAATTCGTTGCCGTTCAGAAACCGGGGCTGTATACGATGAAAGAAGTTTTGGGGTTCTAA
- a CDS encoding LL-diaminopimelate aminotransferase → MQIERSERLKKLPPYLFVEIDKAKKKAREDGRDIIDLGIGDPDIPTPRFIIDALTRAARDPKNHRYPLDQGLPEFRQEAAKWFAGRFGVTLDPETELYPLIGSKEGIAHMPLAFINPGDIVLVPDPCYPPYKSGTYFAGGEVLIMPLSEKNHFLPDLKAINHAQMHKIKMMFVNYPNNPTAAVCDRKFFAEVVEFAKKHNIIVCHDAAYSEVAFDGFRPPSIFEVPGAKDVAIEFHSLSKTFNMTGWRLGFAAGNKDLIAGLAKIKSNIDSGAFFAIQWAGVAALKNYDRHIKSVMKIYEERRNFLVDALKSLGWSVERPKATFYVWAHVPPRYTSATFAKELLEKCDIVATPGNGFGEHGEGFIRFALTVDKKRIREAVERIKKRLK, encoded by the coding sequence ATGCAGATAGAAAGATCGGAACGATTGAAGAAACTGCCGCCGTATTTATTCGTCGAGATCGACAAGGCGAAGAAGAAGGCGCGTGAAGATGGACGGGATATAATTGACCTGGGAATAGGTGATCCGGACATACCGACCCCGCGTTTTATCATCGACGCGCTCACCCGAGCCGCGCGCGACCCGAAGAATCATCGCTATCCTCTCGACCAGGGCTTGCCGGAGTTCAGGCAGGAGGCGGCCAAATGGTTCGCGGGGCGTTTCGGTGTTACCCTCGACCCGGAAACCGAGTTATATCCTCTAATCGGTTCCAAGGAAGGCATCGCGCACATGCCGCTCGCGTTCATAAATCCGGGCGACATAGTCCTTGTACCGGATCCGTGTTATCCGCCCTACAAATCCGGCACTTATTTTGCCGGCGGTGAAGTGCTTATCATGCCTCTTTCGGAGAAGAACCATTTTTTACCCGACCTGAAAGCTATAAACCACGCTCAGATGCACAAGATAAAGATGATGTTCGTGAATTACCCGAACAATCCGACGGCGGCCGTTTGTGACAGGAAATTCTTTGCCGAAGTCGTTGAGTTCGCGAAGAAACACAATATCATCGTCTGTCACGACGCGGCGTATTCCGAGGTAGCCTTCGATGGCTTCAGGCCGCCGAGCATATTTGAAGTCCCGGGCGCAAAAGATGTCGCGATCGAGTTTCACTCACTTTCGAAGACGTTCAATATGACGGGCTGGCGTCTTGGGTTTGCCGCCGGAAATAAAGACCTTATCGCAGGCCTTGCCAAGATAAAATCGAATATCGATTCCGGCGCGTTTTTCGCTATTCAATGGGCAGGTGTCGCGGCGCTGAAGAATTACGACAGGCATATAAAAAGCGTGATGAAGATATACGAGGAGCGCCGTAATTTCTTAGTCGATGCTCTGAAATCGCTCGGCTGGTCGGTCGAGCGGCCGAAGGCGACATTCTACGTCTGGGCACATGTACCGCCCAGATATACGTCCGCGACTTTTGCCAAAGAGCTTCTCGAAAAGTGCGATATAGTGGCGACACCCGGCAATGGCTTTGGAGAACACGGCGAGGGCTTTATAAGATTCGCTCTTACCGTAGACAAGAAGAGAATCCGGGAAGCGGTGGAGCGTATCAAGAAAAGATTGAAGTAA